In Polaribacter sp. L3A8, a genomic segment contains:
- the hemL gene encoding glutamate-1-semialdehyde 2,1-aminomutase produces MEFKKSEKLYKKGLKHLVGAVNSPVRAFSSVGGNPLFIKKAKGTKITDVDGNKYVDLVLSYGPMILGHRHKKVQKAVEKALKNGYSFGASTENEIKLAKIVCDAFPGMDKVRFVNSGTEAVLSGIRLARAFTGKDKIIKFAGCYHGHQDALLVAAGSGLVTLSLPGSKGVPEGAVKNTLISNFNDLDSVKKHFENDDNIAGVIIEPIAGNMGVVVPENNFLVELKAYLETKGALLIVDEVMTGFRSKFGGAQELLGVEADITCLGKVIGGGFPVGAYGAREEIMQEVSPLGGMYQAGTLSGNPIAMASGIATLTELKKQNPYKKFQETGAIIEVILLETAKKYNVALTVNRFGSMLNPFFVNSEVTNFVEAQLSDTKKFAVFFWEMIKNGVFLPPSQFEAWFLSSALSEKDIKKIANAIDKGMLAVSKMKTI; encoded by the coding sequence ATGGAATTCAAAAAATCAGAAAAATTATATAAAAAAGGATTAAAACATCTTGTTGGAGCCGTAAATTCTCCAGTAAGAGCATTTTCATCAGTTGGTGGAAATCCGTTGTTTATCAAAAAAGCAAAAGGAACTAAAATTACAGATGTTGATGGAAACAAATATGTAGATTTAGTACTTTCTTACGGACCAATGATTTTAGGTCATCGTCATAAAAAAGTTCAAAAAGCAGTTGAAAAAGCATTAAAAAATGGTTATTCTTTTGGTGCATCTACAGAAAATGAAATAAAATTAGCAAAAATAGTTTGTGATGCTTTTCCAGGAATGGATAAAGTTCGTTTTGTAAATTCTGGTACAGAAGCTGTTTTAAGCGGAATTCGTTTGGCAAGAGCTTTTACCGGAAAAGACAAAATTATAAAATTTGCAGGTTGTTACCATGGGCACCAAGATGCTTTATTAGTAGCAGCAGGTTCTGGTTTGGTAACATTAAGCTTACCAGGTTCTAAAGGTGTACCAGAAGGGGCTGTAAAAAACACGTTAATTTCTAATTTTAACGATTTAGATAGTGTAAAAAAACACTTTGAAAACGACGATAATATTGCGGGTGTAATTATTGAACCAATTGCTGGTAATATGGGAGTTGTTGTTCCTGAAAATAATTTCTTAGTAGAATTAAAAGCCTATTTAGAAACTAAAGGAGCCTTATTAATTGTTGATGAAGTAATGACTGGTTTCCGTTCTAAATTTGGTGGAGCGCAAGAGTTATTAGGTGTAGAAGCAGATATTACGTGTTTAGGTAAAGTTATTGGAGGAGGTTTCCCTGTTGGTGCTTACGGAGCAAGAGAAGAAATTATGCAAGAAGTATCGCCTTTAGGCGGAATGTATCAAGCAGGAACGTTAAGCGGAAATCCGATTGCTATGGCAAGTGGAATAGCTACTTTAACAGAGTTGAAAAAGCAAAATCCATATAAAAAGTTTCAAGAAACAGGGGCTATTATAGAAGTTATTTTATTAGAAACGGCTAAGAAATACAATGTAGCTTTAACGGTAAATAGATTTGGTTCTATGTTAAATCCTTTCTTTGTAAATAGTGAGGTAACTAATTTTGTAGAGGCACAATTGTCTGATACAAAAAAGTTTGCTGTTTTCTTTTGGGAAATGATCAAAAACGGAGTTTTCTTACCTCCAAGTCAGTTTGAAGCATGGTTTTTATCATCTGCTTTATCAGAAAAAGATATTAAAAAAATAGCAAATGCAATAGATAAGGGTATGTTAGCTGTTTCTAAAATGAAAACAATATAA
- a CDS encoding DEAD/DEAH box helicase family protein, producing MNSPLHLHNLNFIFTWRPYQAKVLKNFDKFMHDNHFHIIAPPGSGKTILGLELIKRVHKKTLILTPTLTIRNQWESRLQSFFTKDASFTHFSFDIKKPDILTFSTYQSLHSLYKSFKDKADYFKFFEDHNIEVLVLDEAHHLKKEWWNCLYELKKQYNKTVISLTATPPYDSSNAEIKKYFSLCGNVDDEIVVPDLIKEKNLCPHQDFVYLSEPLDHEINFIVDYRFKIANFVDELLLETAFINFLKQHRFYTETEKYIDDIYQNIEFFSSLLIFLNQTSTHITQEKLSVLGFDKNETIEFPKINNSWIEILLQNVFVIDRLNLTKDENYILLLEKKLRRISAYRHHRVNLKGNKTLYKSLTSSPSKLKSICKIVQHEQENLSDNLRCVILSDYIRKEYLNANDTEIETINKLGILPIFHKLRKSVRHKNTIAVLTGSLVIIHQSILSKLKEKEPLNTYNATSLSSDREFLIINSNSSKNHIVNSITELFESGDIKILIGTKSLLGEGWDAPSINSLILASVVGSFVTSNQMRGRAIRVQQNNPNKVGIIWHLACVDLSDKHGGKDLEILSRRFTAFLGITYSEKIIITNGVDRLQIPTTLNSDTIKTYNQENFEKSKNRNQIKNNWEKAVSIGKSITQEVLLLNQEKELPITKKKVFYKDLVKHLSVEIIIGISYFLPNFLLKNLNIFLNKGLLAFFYSLLSAFALTFGYKLFKIIQLYIRYGFIYKKIHKMALTILDTLIALKLVTTDKNKIHISTEKLNNGNISCNIEGTNKLESQLFTTALDELLKPIENSKYLIVKTNWFRKKLNISNFFAMPEIFSNKKKTALLFQENWLQHLGKSKLIYTRNKTGRRLLIKARLSHIYNKDKEITKKNVIWK from the coding sequence TTGAACTCACCACTACATCTACATAATTTAAATTTCATTTTCACTTGGCGACCTTATCAAGCAAAAGTTTTAAAAAACTTTGATAAGTTTATGCACGATAATCATTTTCATATTATTGCTCCACCAGGTTCCGGAAAAACTATTTTAGGTCTAGAGTTAATAAAAAGAGTCCATAAAAAAACACTCATATTAACACCTACTTTAACTATTAGAAATCAGTGGGAAAGCAGATTACAATCTTTTTTTACAAAAGATGCTTCTTTTACTCATTTTTCTTTTGATATAAAAAAACCAGATATACTTACTTTTTCTACGTATCAATCTTTACATTCTCTCTATAAATCTTTTAAAGATAAAGCTGATTATTTTAAATTTTTCGAAGACCATAATATAGAAGTATTAGTTTTAGACGAGGCGCATCATCTAAAAAAAGAATGGTGGAATTGCTTATACGAACTAAAAAAACAATATAATAAAACAGTAATTTCTTTAACCGCTACTCCTCCTTACGACAGTTCAAATGCTGAAATTAAAAAGTATTTTAGTTTATGTGGAAATGTTGATGACGAAATTGTTGTACCAGATTTAATTAAAGAAAAAAACCTTTGTCCGCACCAAGACTTTGTTTATTTATCAGAGCCTTTAGATCACGAGATAAATTTTATTGTTGATTATCGTTTTAAAATAGCCAATTTTGTTGATGAACTATTGCTTGAAACTGCTTTTATCAATTTTTTAAAACAGCATCGTTTTTATACTGAAACAGAAAAATATATTGACGACATCTATCAAAATATCGAATTCTTTTCATCTCTATTAATATTTCTCAATCAAACATCAACACACATTACGCAAGAAAAGTTAAGTGTTTTAGGTTTTGACAAGAATGAAACTATCGAGTTTCCTAAAATAAATAATAGTTGGATAGAAATTTTATTACAAAACGTATTTGTTATAGATCGATTAAATCTGACTAAAGATGAGAACTACATACTTTTATTAGAGAAAAAGTTAAGAAGAATTTCTGCTTACAGACATCACAGAGTAAACCTTAAAGGGAATAAAACACTTTATAAATCTTTAACTTCTAGCCCAAGTAAATTAAAGAGTATTTGCAAAATTGTACAACACGAACAAGAGAATTTAAGTGATAATTTACGTTGTGTAATTTTGTCTGATTATATTAGAAAAGAATATTTAAATGCCAACGATACTGAAATTGAAACCATTAATAAATTAGGAATTCTTCCTATATTTCATAAATTAAGAAAAAGTGTACGTCATAAAAACACCATTGCAGTTTTAACAGGTTCTTTAGTTATTATACATCAAAGTATTTTGTCTAAATTAAAAGAAAAAGAACCTTTAAACACATACAATGCAACTTCTTTATCTTCGGATAGAGAGTTTTTAATAATCAATTCTAATAGTTCTAAAAACCATATTGTAAATAGCATAACAGAACTATTTGAATCTGGAGATATAAAAATTTTAATTGGTACAAAATCGTTATTAGGTGAAGGTTGGGATGCACCTTCTATTAATTCTTTAATTCTAGCTTCTGTTGTTGGCTCTTTTGTTACTTCTAATCAAATGCGTGGTAGAGCCATTAGAGTTCAGCAAAATAACCCAAATAAAGTGGGTATTATTTGGCATTTGGCATGTGTAGATTTATCTGATAAACATGGAGGAAAAGACTTAGAAATTTTATCGAGAAGGTTTACTGCTTTTCTTGGAATTACGTATTCAGAAAAAATAATTATTACCAACGGAGTCGATCGATTGCAAATTCCTACAACATTAAATTCTGATACAATTAAAACGTATAACCAAGAGAATTTTGAAAAATCAAAAAACAGGAATCAAATAAAAAATAATTGGGAGAAAGCAGTTTCTATAGGTAAAAGTATTACACAAGAAGTACTTTTATTAAACCAAGAAAAAGAGCTACCAATCACTAAGAAAAAAGTGTTTTACAAAGACTTAGTGAAGCATTTATCCGTAGAAATAATTATTGGTATTTCTTATTTTTTACCTAATTTTCTTCTAAAGAATTTAAACATCTTCTTAAATAAAGGTCTTTTAGCTTTTTTTTACTCTTTGTTAAGTGCTTTTGCACTAACCTTCGGCTACAAATTATTTAAAATCATTCAACTATATATTCGCTATGGTTTTATTTATAAGAAAATTCACAAAATGGCCTTAACTATTCTAGATACTTTAATTGCTCTAAAACTAGTTACAACCGATAAAAATAAAATACACATTTCTACAGAAAAATTAAATAACGGAAACATTTCTTGTAACATAGAAGGCACCAACAAACTAGAAAGTCAACTTTTTACAACTGCCTTAGACGAGTTATTAAAACCGATTGAAAATTCTAAATACTTAATTGTAAAAACGAATTGGTTTCGAAAAAAATTAAATATTTCTAACTTTTTTGCAATGCCAGAAATATTTTCTAACAAGAAGAAAACAGCTTTATTGTTTCAAGAAAATTGGTTACAGCATTTAGGAAAATCAAAATTAATTTACACCAGAAATAAAACAGGTAGACGCTTATTAATAAAAGCAAGACTCTCTCACATATATAATAAGGACAAAGAAATAACGAAAAAGAATGTTATTTGGAAATAA
- a CDS encoding 5-carboxymethyl-2-hydroxymuconate Delta-isomerase, which yields MPHFILDCSENILELREPRKVLEAVFETAFSTGLFDRDEIKVRLNPFKHSLVQSEAADFIHVFGNIMEGRTDEQKSDLSYAIVATLTTLFPKVPVISMNVREFENASYCNKTMI from the coding sequence ATGCCACATTTTATTTTAGATTGTTCAGAAAACATTTTAGAATTACGAGAACCAAGAAAAGTATTAGAAGCCGTTTTTGAAACGGCTTTTTCTACGGGTTTATTTGATAGAGATGAGATTAAAGTACGCTTAAATCCGTTTAAACATTCATTGGTACAAAGTGAAGCTGCAGATTTTATTCATGTTTTTGGTAACATAATGGAAGGAAGAACAGATGAGCAAAAATCAGATCTTTCTTATGCAATTGTAGCAACTTTAACTACCTTGTTTCCAAAAGTACCCGTTATTTCTATGAATGTTAGAGAGTTTGAGAATGCATCATATTGTAATAAAACCATGATTTAG
- a CDS encoding EI24 domain-containing protein has protein sequence MIKNILSGIQAYVGSFGLISQLKLWKYFIVPVVISLVTATIIGFTAYGLSDNIGVFLAKIWIWDWGKETVTTIASFIGAVFVLVIGFLLYKHIVMALSAPFMSPVSEKIETHLNGSFKHNHRKTTFQEQLIRGIRISLRNLSKEILFTIPLLLLSFIPIIGLVFTILLFLVQAYYAGFGNMDYTLERHLNYKESINFVGKNKGVSIGNGIVFMLCLLVPVLGIIIVLPLSVTAASLRTVALLNKENEKSVL, from the coding sequence ATGATTAAAAATATACTTTCAGGAATACAAGCTTACGTAGGTTCTTTCGGTTTAATTTCTCAATTAAAACTTTGGAAATATTTTATTGTTCCAGTTGTAATTAGCCTTGTAACCGCAACCATTATTGGTTTTACTGCGTATGGTTTATCAGATAATATTGGTGTTTTCTTAGCTAAAATTTGGATCTGGGATTGGGGTAAAGAAACTGTAACTACCATTGCTTCTTTTATAGGAGCCGTTTTTGTTTTAGTTATTGGCTTTCTATTATATAAACATATTGTAATGGCATTATCAGCACCATTTATGAGTCCTGTTTCAGAAAAAATAGAAACTCATCTTAATGGAAGTTTTAAGCATAACCATAGAAAAACTACCTTCCAAGAACAATTAATTAGAGGGATTAGAATCAGTTTAAGAAATTTATCAAAAGAAATATTATTTACAATTCCATTATTACTATTAAGTTTTATACCAATAATTGGCTTAGTTTTTACGATTCTATTATTTTTGGTACAAGCGTATTATGCAGGTTTTGGTAACATGGATTATACTTTAGAGAGACATTTAAACTATAAGGAGAGTATTAATTTTGTTGGTAAAAATAAAGGCGTTTCTATAGGGAACGGAATTGTTTTTATGCTGTGTTTGTTAGTTCCTGTTTTAGGAATTATCATTGTTTTACCACTTTCTGTAACAGCAGCATCTTTAAGAACGGTAGCCTTATTAAATAAAGAAAATGAAAAATCAGTTTTATAA
- the hemE gene encoding uroporphyrinogen decarboxylase, with translation MIKNDLFLRALKGETVDRPPVWMMRQAGRYLPEFQEIKKKYDFFTRCQTPELASEITVQPIRRYGMDAAILFSDILVIPQAMNIEVQMKPDFGPYLPNPIRTQKDLDSVIVPDVNEALGYVMEAIKATKEKLNDEVPLIGFAGSPWTILCYCVQGQGSKNFDKAKELCFTNPVVAHSLLQKITDTTIAYLKAKVAAGVDAVQVFDSWGGMLSPVDYQEFSWQYIQQIIDALKDETPVIAFGKGCWFALNEMSKSGASALGVDWTCSPRNARYLSGGNITLQGNFDPTRLFSPPAVIKKMVHQMINEFGKDKLVVNLGHGILPNIPLENAKAFIDAVKEYKAN, from the coding sequence ATGATAAAAAACGATTTATTTTTAAGAGCCTTAAAAGGAGAAACTGTAGACCGTCCGCCAGTTTGGATGATGCGTCAAGCAGGAAGGTATTTACCAGAATTTCAGGAAATAAAAAAGAAGTACGATTTTTTTACCCGTTGTCAAACTCCAGAATTGGCTTCAGAAATTACGGTGCAACCAATTAGAAGATATGGTATGGATGCTGCAATTCTGTTTTCAGATATTTTGGTGATTCCACAAGCAATGAATATAGAAGTGCAAATGAAACCAGATTTTGGTCCTTATTTGCCAAACCCAATTCGTACGCAAAAAGATTTAGATAGCGTAATTGTACCAGATGTAAACGAAGCTTTAGGTTACGTAATGGAAGCAATTAAAGCGACTAAAGAAAAATTAAATGATGAGGTGCCGTTAATTGGTTTTGCAGGTTCACCTTGGACAATCTTGTGTTATTGTGTACAAGGACAAGGTTCTAAGAATTTTGACAAAGCAAAAGAATTATGCTTTACAAACCCTGTGGTTGCACATTCATTATTACAAAAAATTACAGACACTACAATTGCTTATTTAAAAGCAAAAGTAGCAGCAGGTGTAGATGCAGTTCAGGTTTTTGATTCTTGGGGAGGCATGTTGTCACCTGTGGATTATCAAGAATTTTCTTGGCAATATATTCAACAAATTATCGATGCTTTAAAAGACGAAACCCCAGTTATTGCATTTGGTAAAGGATGTTGGTTTGCTTTAAACGAGATGTCTAAATCGGGTGCTTCTGCTTTAGGGGTAGATTGGACGTGTTCTCCAAGAAATGCACGTTATTTATCTGGCGGAAATATTACTTTACAAGGTAATTTCGATCCAACAAGATTATTTTCTCCACCAGCAGTTATCAAAAAAATGGTGCACCAAATGATTAATGAATTTGGTAAAGACAAATTAGTTGTAAACCTTGGGCATGGTATTTTACCAAACATTCCGTTAGAAAACGCAAAAGCATTTATCGATGCTGTAAAAGAATATAAAGCAAATTAA
- a CDS encoding tetratricopeptide repeat protein, giving the protein MKSIKTAENKCQFLYECGEFFYSKNVIKSEYFFNEALQLSKGKNNTMEGKALLKLGFIEKNRGNLSTSLRYFNKAKDIFKSTNDSVRFASIHFDMGYVYRYKNQKEKELQFYKKGLEFIKEKDEELMGKGYLHLGRYYTRLKKLDSSIYYYDKALEVFKKNNQDDRIYNVYNNVSNTYYRQGKYKKVIDIRTLVLNYAKKENSKLLITVNYHNLAAAYSELGSYNLALKYLDSAIVVAKENNFKIRLSKSYNSLAKLNYMLKNYKKSYKYLEKHKIYSDSIFQSQLSNTIEEVELQNKFKIETKNLQIINQKQAFDKKIYLIIISALLLLGIPMIVLLYRNSINKNKIIEGNLEKEKIKKEVLLEKFKRSEIEVKNLVADNSMRLEFLKQLLTQLKEQRKTYNSVEVKNYIKDLSFKIQQQITTESKLTLLKKKIDSVNDGFDNMLLTVYKELTKTEREVCALLRLNLSVKEIASIRNSSSDAIKVTRYRIRKKMNIPKNQNLEVFIQNLGV; this is encoded by the coding sequence TTGAAATCAATAAAAACCGCTGAAAATAAGTGTCAATTTTTATATGAATGCGGAGAATTCTTCTATTCAAAAAATGTTATTAAATCAGAATATTTTTTTAATGAAGCCTTGCAATTATCAAAAGGTAAGAATAATACTATGGAAGGTAAAGCTTTGCTTAAACTGGGTTTTATTGAAAAAAACAGAGGAAATTTAAGTACTTCTCTTCGGTATTTTAATAAGGCAAAAGATATCTTTAAAAGCACTAATGATTCTGTACGTTTTGCTTCTATTCATTTTGATATGGGCTATGTGTACCGCTATAAAAATCAAAAAGAGAAAGAACTTCAATTTTATAAAAAAGGGTTAGAATTCATTAAGGAAAAGGATGAAGAACTGATGGGGAAAGGTTATTTACATTTAGGTAGGTACTATACCAGACTTAAAAAGTTAGATTCCTCTATTTATTATTATGATAAAGCACTTGAAGTTTTTAAAAAAAACAACCAAGACGATAGAATTTATAATGTTTATAATAATGTGTCTAATACCTATTATAGGCAAGGTAAATATAAAAAAGTAATAGATATTAGAACCTTGGTTTTAAACTATGCTAAAAAAGAAAATAGTAAGTTACTTATAACCGTTAATTACCATAACCTAGCAGCTGCTTATAGCGAGTTAGGATCCTATAATTTAGCTTTAAAATATCTAGATTCTGCTATTGTAGTGGCAAAAGAAAATAATTTTAAGATACGCTTATCAAAATCATATAATTCTTTAGCAAAATTGAACTATATGCTTAAAAATTATAAAAAATCTTATAAGTATCTAGAAAAACATAAAATCTATTCAGATTCTATTTTTCAGTCACAATTATCAAACACAATCGAAGAGGTAGAGCTGCAAAATAAATTTAAAATAGAAACAAAAAATTTACAAATAATAAATCAAAAACAAGCTTTTGACAAAAAAATATATTTAATTATAATTTCAGCTTTATTATTATTAGGTATTCCTATGATTGTTTTACTTTATAGAAATTCTATAAATAAAAACAAAATAATAGAAGGTAACTTAGAGAAAGAAAAAATTAAAAAAGAAGTTTTATTAGAGAAATTTAAAAGATCAGAAATCGAAGTAAAAAATTTAGTAGCAGATAACTCAATGCGATTAGAGTTTTTAAAACAACTTTTAACACAACTTAAAGAGCAAAGAAAAACGTATAATTCTGTTGAAGTAAAAAATTATATTAAAGATTTATCTTTTAAAATTCAACAACAAATTACCACGGAAAGTAAACTAACTTTACTAAAGAAAAAAATAGATTCTGTTAATGACGGTTTTGATAATATGTTACTTACGGTTTATAAAGAACTTACTAAAACAGAAAGAGAGGTTTGTGCTTTGTTAAGGTTAAATTTATCTGTTAAAGAAATTGCGTCTATTAGAAATTCTAGTTCAGATGCTATAAAAGTTACTCGTTACAGAATAAGAAAGAAAATGAATATACCTAAAAATCAAAATTTAGAGGTATTTATTCAGAATTTAGGAGTGTAG
- the hemF gene encoding oxygen-dependent coproporphyrinogen oxidase, whose product MKNQFYKYIENLQDQITSKLEEVDGKAKFQEDLWVREEGGGGRTRVIENGGVFEKGGVNISKVFGELPEALRKQFKVKEGNFFACGLSLVLHPTNPFIPTVHANWRYFEMYDEAGNIVTQWFGGGQDLTPYYLFDEDATHFHQTCKTACDKHHLEFYPKFKKVCDEYFWNAHRNEARGIGGLFFDYLKETEAFSIEDRFNFVTEVGNSFLESYVPIVEKRKEIEFTRAQKDWQEIRRGRYVEFNLVHDRGTLFGLKTNGRIESILMSLPPIVQWKYSHQPQENSEEARLISILENPKDWVL is encoded by the coding sequence ATGAAAAATCAGTTTTATAAATATATAGAAAACTTACAAGACCAAATTACTTCTAAATTAGAAGAGGTAGATGGTAAAGCTAAATTTCAAGAAGACCTTTGGGTAAGAGAAGAAGGCGGTGGAGGTAGAACTCGTGTTATAGAGAATGGAGGTGTTTTTGAAAAAGGTGGTGTAAATATTTCTAAAGTTTTTGGCGAATTGCCAGAAGCATTAAGAAAGCAATTTAAGGTTAAAGAAGGAAACTTCTTTGCTTGTGGTTTAAGTTTAGTATTGCATCCAACAAATCCTTTTATACCAACTGTACATGCAAATTGGCGTTATTTTGAAATGTACGATGAAGCTGGTAATATTGTAACACAATGGTTTGGTGGCGGACAAGATTTAACGCCCTATTATTTATTTGATGAAGATGCAACTCATTTTCATCAAACATGTAAAACAGCCTGCGATAAGCATCATCTAGAATTTTATCCGAAGTTTAAAAAAGTTTGTGACGAGTATTTTTGGAATGCACATAGAAATGAAGCACGTGGAATTGGTGGTTTGTTTTTCGACTATTTAAAAGAAACAGAAGCATTTTCTATAGAAGATAGATTTAACTTTGTAACCGAAGTAGGTAATAGTTTCTTAGAAAGTTATGTGCCTATTGTAGAAAAAAGAAAAGAAATTGAATTTACCAGAGCGCAAAAAGATTGGCAAGAAATTAGAAGAGGTCGTTATGTAGAGTTTAATTTAGTACATGATAGAGGCACTCTTTTTGGTTTAAAAACCAACGGACGAATAGAAAGTATTCTAATGAGTTTACCGCCAATTGTACAATGGAAATACAGTCATCAACCACAAGAAAACTCAGAAGAAGCTAGATTGATTTCAATTTTAGAAAATCCTAAAGATTGGGTTTTGTAA
- a CDS encoding dihydrolipoamide acetyltransferase family protein yields the protein MARFELKLPKMGESVAEATITSWLKEVGDTIELDEVVVEIATDKVDSEIPSEVEGTLIEILFQKDDVVAVGETIAIIEVDGEGSDDKKLVVKDAEEKVEVEELEKTIEKAVEVVSTPIAKNSDSGKFYSPLVRNIAQTENISMQELESISGSGKDERVTKEDILLYIENRGTLTKEAPIAATVKKEAVKQVEKTVAKATPISVNGGDEIIEMSRMGKLIAKHMVDSVQTSAHVQSFIEIDVTNIVKWRDKVKDAFLKREGEKLTFTPIFMQAIASTIRKYPLINIAVDGDKIIKKKNINLGMAAALPDGNLIVPVIKNADQLNLVGITKSVNDLASRARNNALKPDEIQGGTYTVTNVGGFGSVIGTPIINQPQVAILALGAIRKVPAVIETPDGDFIGIRQKMFVSHSYDHRVVNGALGGMFIKTLKDILEAWDLNQDF from the coding sequence ATGGCAAGATTTGAATTGAAATTACCTAAAATGGGAGAAAGTGTTGCAGAAGCAACGATAACTTCTTGGTTAAAAGAAGTTGGAGATACCATTGAATTAGATGAGGTTGTGGTAGAAATAGCTACAGATAAAGTAGATTCTGAAATTCCTTCTGAAGTAGAAGGTACTTTAATAGAAATTTTATTTCAGAAAGATGATGTTGTAGCTGTAGGAGAAACAATTGCAATTATTGAGGTTGATGGTGAAGGTTCTGATGATAAGAAATTAGTTGTTAAGGATGCTGAAGAAAAAGTTGAAGTAGAAGAACTTGAAAAAACAATAGAAAAGGCTGTGGAAGTTGTATCAACTCCAATTGCTAAAAATTCAGATTCTGGTAAATTTTACTCACCTTTAGTTAGAAACATTGCGCAGACAGAAAATATTTCTATGCAAGAATTAGAATCAATTTCTGGTTCTGGTAAAGATGAAAGAGTAACAAAAGAAGATATCCTTTTGTATATTGAAAATAGAGGAACATTAACTAAAGAAGCACCAATTGCTGCTACTGTTAAAAAGGAAGCTGTAAAACAAGTTGAAAAAACGGTAGCTAAAGCGACACCAATTTCTGTAAATGGAGGAGACGAAATTATAGAAATGAGTAGAATGGGCAAACTGATTGCTAAACACATGGTAGATTCTGTACAGACTTCTGCTCATGTGCAATCGTTTATAGAGATAGATGTAACAAATATTGTAAAATGGAGAGATAAGGTTAAGGATGCTTTCTTAAAAAGAGAAGGAGAGAAGCTTACATTTACACCAATATTTATGCAAGCAATTGCAAGTACCATTAGAAAATACCCTTTAATTAATATTGCAGTTGATGGTGATAAAATTATTAAAAAGAAAAATATTAATTTAGGAATGGCAGCTGCATTACCAGATGGCAACCTAATTGTACCTGTAATTAAAAATGCAGATCAATTAAATTTGGTAGGTATTACAAAATCTGTAAATGATTTAGCTTCTAGAGCCAGAAATAATGCTTTAAAGCCAGACGAAATTCAGGGCGGAACTTATACTGTTACAAATGTAGGTGGTTTTGGGTCTGTAATAGGAACACCAATTATAAACCAACCACAAGTAGCTATTTTAGCTTTAGGAGCTATCAGAAAAGTACCTGCAGTTATAGAAACACCAGATGGCGATTTTATTGGAATTAGACAAAAAATGTTTGTATCTCATTCTTACGACCATAGAGTAGTAAATGGAGCTTTAGGAGGAATGTTTATTAAAACCTTAAAAGATATTTTAGAAGCTTGGGATTTAAATCAAGATTTCTAG
- the hemB gene encoding porphobilinogen synthase: MFRTRRLRKSEGIRRLVRETKLSVDDFVYPLFIEEGENIETEIVSMPGIKRFSLDRISKELEEVVSLNIPAVLLFGIPSTKDEEGTETWNDNGIMQQAIRFIKKNYPSLYVITDVCFCEYTSHGHCGVIHDNDVDNDATLVNLAKQVISHAKAGVDMVAPSGMMDGTIAMVRESLDNTGFANLPIMAYSVKYASAFYGPFRDAADSAPTFGDRRTYQMDPSNRDEGMREATFDDQEGADILMVKPALSYLDIIRDLKNNFDRPIACYNVSGEYAMVKSAAEKGWIDGERVMMESLLSMKRAGADIIITYFAKEAARVLLKK; this comes from the coding sequence ATGTTCAGAACAAGAAGATTAAGAAAGTCAGAAGGAATTAGAAGATTGGTTAGAGAAACTAAATTATCTGTAGATGATTTTGTCTATCCACTTTTTATTGAAGAAGGAGAAAATATAGAAACAGAAATTGTTTCTATGCCAGGAATCAAACGTTTTTCTTTAGATAGAATTTCTAAAGAATTAGAGGAGGTTGTTTCTTTAAATATACCCGCAGTTTTATTGTTCGGAATTCCATCAACTAAAGATGAAGAAGGAACAGAAACTTGGAATGATAACGGAATTATGCAACAAGCAATTCGTTTTATCAAAAAGAATTACCCAAGTTTATATGTAATTACAGATGTTTGTTTTTGCGAATACACTTCTCATGGTCATTGCGGAGTAATACACGACAATGATGTTGATAATGATGCAACTTTAGTTAATTTAGCAAAACAAGTAATTTCTCACGCAAAAGCAGGAGTAGATATGGTTGCGCCATCTGGAATGATGGATGGAACAATTGCTATGGTTAGAGAATCTTTAGACAATACAGGTTTTGCAAACTTGCCAATAATGGCATATTCTGTAAAATATGCATCTGCATTTTATGGTCCTTTTAGAGATGCTGCAGATTCTGCCCCAACATTTGGAGACAGAAGAACATATCAAATGGATCCATCAAACAGAGATGAAGGAATGCGAGAAGCTACTTTTGATGATCAAGAAGGAGCAGACATATTAATGGTAAAACCAGCACTTTCTTACTTAGATATTATTAGAGATTTAAAAAACAATTTCGATCGTCCAATTGCATGTTATAATGTAAGTGGAGAATATGCAATGGTAAAATCCGCTGCAGAAAAAGGTTGGATTGATGGTGAAAGAGTAATGATGGAAAGCTTACTGTCTATGAAAAGAGCAGGAGCAGATATTATTATTACGTATTTTGCAAAAGAAGCAGCGAGAGTATTGTTGAAGAAATAA